The Montipora foliosa isolate CH-2021 chromosome 1, ASM3666993v2, whole genome shotgun sequence genome has a window encoding:
- the LOC137967309 gene encoding uncharacterized protein, translating into MVTSPYNSKANGQVEAAVKSAKKLLRKTARGGDDFHLGLLAIRNTPSQGIGSSPAQRLMNRWTRTLLPTTSTLLEPRSLSTNQEREKLKDVKKMQAKYYNAHAKDLPPLHEGDTVRLKPFQLGQKEWKKGAVIERLDERSYEIETADGSTYRRNRIHLRKTNEPPPGETISEPLGTPNHYRNARVANESPSGSTFTELPQVPSFSDEPDEHTPCEKSLARNPPHFGPCKETKEPAAEVRTRSGRLVTRPSYLKDFVA; encoded by the coding sequence ATGGTAACCTCTCCTTACAACAGTAAAGCAAATGGACAGGTTGAGGCAGCAGTCAAATCTGCTAAGAAACTGCTCCGCAAGACTGCTAGAGGCGGCGATGATTTTCACTTGGGACTTCTTGCGATACGTAATACTCCATCACAAGGAATTGGCAGTAGTCCCGCTCAACGGCTCATGAACAGGTGGACAAGGACTCTGCTGCCCACCACGAGCACTCTCCTGGAACCGAGATCCTTAAGTACCAATCAAGAGAGAGAGAAGCTGAAGGATGTTAAAAAGATGCAAGCCAAATATTACAACGCTCATGCCAAAGACCTACCTCCACTGCACGAGGGAGATACTGTAAGATTGAAACCATTTCAACTCGGACAAAAGGAATGGAAGAAGGGTGCCGTTATTGAGAGACTTGACGAAAGGTCATACGAGATAGAGACGGCTGATGGATCCACCTACAGGCGTAACAGAATTCACCTGCGAAAGACCAATGAGCCACCCCCTGGGGAAACTATCAGTGAACCACTAGGGACCCCAAACCACTACAGAAATGCAAGAGTAGCCAATGAATCGCCCTCAGGGTCGACCTTCACTGAACTACCACAAGTACCAAGCTTCTCTGACGAGCCTGACGAACACACACCCTGTGAAAAGTCACTTGCTAGGAATCCACCGCATTTTGGACCATGTAAAGAGACAAAGGAGCCCGCCGCTGAAGTCAGAACACGATCCGGAAGATTGGTAACTAGGCCTTCATATCTCAAAGACTTTGTAGCGTGA